In Hyperolius riggenbachi isolate aHypRig1 chromosome 1, aHypRig1.pri, whole genome shotgun sequence, the genomic window AGCAGGTAggaatagagagcaccgagagcaaTCAGttggggtgggtaggtgggagagcatagaaggtaggtatagagagtACAGCGAGCAGTAAGTGGGGATTGGTTggtaggtgggagagtgcagcaggtaggtatatacagcacAGAGAGAGGTCAGAGAGGTTGGTAGGTGTGAGAgcatagtaggtaggtatagagagcagagAATGATCagtgtaagtaggtaggtaggtgagcacagcaggtaggtatagagagaacagagagcagtcagtgggggtgggtaggtaggtaggtaggtgggagagcgtagcaggtaggtatagaaagcacagagagcagtcagtgggcgtgggtaggtaggtaggtggtagAGCgtagcaggtaggtatagagaccACAGAGAgctgtcagtgggggtaggtaggtgggagagagcagcaggtaggtatagagagccgTAAGTCGAGGTTGGTGGGTTAGAGGGTAGAGCAGGTAGAGGAGGGCATAAAGCAAAGGGTTAGAGCCGACCTGAGGgacatttaagtgacaagacaatatataggatcttctcaaaaaattagcatattgtgataaagttcattattttctgtaatgtactgataaacattagaatttcatatattttagattcattacacacaactgaagtagttcaagccttttattgttttaatattgatgtttttggcatacagcttatgaaaacccaaaattcctatctcaaaaaatttgcatatttcatccaaccaataaaagtaaagtgtttttaaaacaaaaaaagtcaaccttcaaataattatgttcagttatgcactcaatactttgtcgggaatccttttgcagaaatgactgcttcaatgcggcgtggcatggaggcaatcagcctgtggcactgctcaggtgttatggaggcccaggatgcttccatagcggccttaagctcagagtgctgggtcttgcgtctctcaactttctcttcacaatatcccatagATTCTatatggggtttaggtcaggagagttggcaggccaattgagcacagtaataccatggtcagtaaaccatttaccagtggttttggcactgtgagcaggtgccaggtcatgctgaaaaatgaaatcttcatctccataaaacttttcagcagttggaagcatgaacccacttttgaaccagaaacagtggcagaagcgcctgacctgggctacagagaagcagcactggactgttgctcagtggtccaaagtctttttttcagatgaaagcaacttttacatgtcattcagaaatcaagttgccagagtctgaaggaagactggggagagggaaatgccaaaatgcctgaagtccagtgtcaagtacccacagtcagtgatggtctggtgtgccatgtcagctgctggtgttggtccactgtgttttatcaagggcagggtcaatgcagctagctatcaggagattttggaaagctgaaaagctttatgaaaatgaagatttcatttttcagcacgacctggcaaggGGTCACAgtgtcaaaaccactggtaaatggtttactggccatggtattactgtgctcaattggcctgacctgaaccccatagagaatctgtgggatattgtgaagagaaagttgagagacgcaagacccaacactctgggtgagcttaaggccgctatcgaagcatcctgggcctccataacacctgatcagtgccacaggctgattacctccatgccacgccgcattgaagcagtcatttctgcaaaaggattcccgaccaagtattgagtgcataactgaacataattatttgaaggttgactttttttgttttaaaaacacttttcttttattggtcggacgaaatatgctaattttttgagataggaattttgggttttcatgagctgtatgccaaaatcatcaatattaaaacaataaaaggcttgaactacttcagttgtgtataatgaatctaaaatatatgaaagtctaatgtttatcagtacattacagaaaataatgaactttatcacaatatgctaattttttgagaaaatcctgtactctgtacagcgctgcggaagatgttggcgctacataaatactaaaaaataattttaaaaaatgaaagagaagcaacggcataataacctataaagaaaaacaattctttgtaacagctgatacaaatcctttaataaatctgcagtgtgtctactccctgctttcatggaagcagacttattgttaacttcctgtgctttcaaatgagcttatctgctgtgacaatcaggtgacacagggggagatcacataccaacttgtgattagacacaggtgaggggcaattagacagactaaaggtagccatacactggtcgatttgccatcagattcgaccaacagacagatccctatctgatcgaatctgatcagagagggatcgtatggctacctttactgcaaacagattgtgaaccgatttcagcctgaaaccgatcacgatCTGTTGTGGTGGTTGTGCTGAactcaactgaagtagttcaagccttttattgttttaatattgatgattttggcatacagctcatgaaaacccaaatttcctatctcaaaaaattagcatatttcatccgaccaataaaagaaaagtgtttttaaaacaaaaaaagtcaaccttcaaataattaggagagttggcaggccaattgagcacagtaataccatggtcagtaaaccatttaccagtggttttggcactgtgagcaggtgccaggtcgtgctgaaaaatgaaatcttcatctccataaaacttttcagcagatgggaagcatgaagtgctccaaaatctcctgatagctagctgcattgaccctgcccttgataaaacacaatggaccaacaccagcagctgacattgcacctcagaccatcactgactgtgggtacttgacactggacttcaggcattttggcatttccctctccccagtcttcctccagactctggcaccttgatttccgaatgacatgcaaaagttgctttcatccgaaaaaagtactttggaccactgagcaacagtccaatgctgcttctctgtagcccaggtcaggcgcttctgccactgtttctggttcaaaagtgggttcatgtttccacctgctgaaaagctttatggagatgaagatttcattttttagcatgacctggcacctgctcacagtgccaaaaccactggtaaatggtttattgaccatggtattactgtgctcaattggcctgccaactctcctgacctgaaccccatagaaaatctgtgggatattgtgaagagaaagttgagagacgcaagacccaacactctggacgaGCTTAAGGCCCctatggaagcatcctgggcctccataacacctgagcagtgccacaggctgattgcctccatgccacgccgcattgaagcagtcatttctgcaaaaggattcccgaccaagtattgagtgcataactgagcataattatttgaaggttgactttttttgatttaaaaacacttttcttttattggtcggatgaaatatgctaattttttgaggtaggaaatttgggttttcatgagctgtatgccaaaatcatcaatattaaaacaataaaaggcttgaactacttcagctgtgtgtatttgaatctaaaatatatgaaagtctaatgtttatcagtacattacagaaaataatgaactttatcacaatatgctaattttttgagaagatcctgtatatgtgggTGTCCTCCACTGCTGCCACTAGTGTGAAGGGAGGGAGAAATGGACAGACCACTTACTACTGAGCTACCCGCCTCTCACAAATGTttaatggtaaatccagccctgtttatGAGGATGTGTAAGTTAAGCATGTAAAACTTGgtatgatttgccttcttaaaacagaaggaaaacgtttccttctgttttaaaaagcaaatcacaccaagcattgcttttcagtaggagagcttttcggtctcttttagccccttatacattcctagtggtttgggacacccgagctgcttggttactctgttaagcATGTAAATAATGCATATATAAACACGAGTACTTATTTTCCTGCAACTTAATTGTCCCCTTTTAGTAATGCCTGTGTAGCTTTTATAAGTACATTCTgtgatgtgtatttttatttttataatgacCTTTCTTATTTTTGTTTCCACTGCTGATTTCTACATCCTAGCAGATGTTGAGCTCACACAGTCTGATAATTAAGCAGGTCAGGTATTCAAAGCGCAGACTTGCATTTCTGCTGTAATAACATACATGCTGATCTATTTTTTTAATGTCTGCTTTTGCAGGTGAGCATGAACCATTGGAGCAGCAAAAACAACAGATAATGAATGAAGAGGGCACCGAGCTGTTCTCCTATAAAGGGAATGACGTAGAATACTTTGTGTCCACAAGTTCTCCATCTGGCTTGTATCAGTTGGAATTACTATCAACAGAAAAGGACACACATTTCAAAGTTTATGCCAGTACGACACCTGAATCTGACCAGCCTTACCCAGAGTTACCGTATGACCCAAGAGTTGACGTGACAACTCTCGGACGGACTACTGTTACATTGGCATGGAAACCAACTCCTACATCATCCCTTTTAAAACAACCCATCCAGTACTGTGTGGTTATCAACAAGGAGCACAATTTCAAAAGCATGTGTGCTGTTGATGCTAAGATCAATGCAGATGACGCCTTTATGGTGGCTCCTAAGCCAGGTTTAGACTTCAGTCCCTTTGACTTTACCCATTTTGGGTTCTCCTCTGAAAATGATgctagcaaagatcgaagcttCATGTCAAAATCCTTACCCACCAAACTGGCACGTCAAATGGCTGCTAAAGtgaaacctgatctgctgaagctttgcataggaaacaaaaacatatttacaGTGTCTGATCTGAAACCCGACACCCAGTACTACTTTGACGTATTTGCAGTAAACGCCGCCACAAACATGAGCACTGCGTATGTTGGAACATTTGCTCGAACTAAAGAGGAGGCTAAGCAGAAAACAGTGGAACTGAAGGATGGCAAAGTAACGGATGTTTTTATTAAGCGGAAGGGCACTAAATTTTTAAGATTTGCCCCAGTATCATCCCACCAAAAGGTAACTTTCTCAGTTCACTCTTGCTTGGACACCATCCAAATCCAAGTCCGAAGAGATGGGAAACTTCTTCTGTCGCAAAGTGTAGAAGGTGTGCGCCAGTTTCAGCTGAGAGGAAAACCAAAAGCTAAATATCTGATCAGGCTTAAGGGAAGCAAAAAAGGCGCCTCTATGCTGAAGATTTTGGCAACGTCAAAATTCAACAAGCAACCTTTTCCTTCACTGCCCGAGGACACTAGAATCAAAGCTTTTGACAAACTGCGCTCATGCTCATCTGTTACAATAGCATGGCTGGGAACTCAAGATAGAAATAAGTATTGCGTGTACAAAAAAGAGGTAGATGATGATTACAGTGAAGACCAGAAAAAACGGGAACAAAACCAGTGTCTGGGGCCTGACACCAGAAAGAAATCAGAGAAAGTTCTCTGCAAATATTTCTATAGTCAAAACCTGCATAAAGCGGTCACTACAGAGACTATCAAAGGACTGGAGCCTGGGAAGTCTTACATACTAGATGTCTATGTCATGGGTCATGGAGGCCATTCAGTGAAATATCAAAGCAAACTCGTAAAAACAAGAAAGTTCTGTTAGACTTCTTGGGAACTTCTAtgtgaaatatatcatatagcaagGAGCATACTGACTGACTACTTGTGCAGCCAAGCGATTGTGACTTTTAAAGTACGCAGTACCTTTAGCGGTGTAGAAAGGTATCAACTTGTATACTTCTGTTTACATATCAAAGTGGTTGCTTATAAGTGGTATTCCTGCTGCTTCTCTGGACCTGAAAGATGCATGATCTTATTATATGTCTGATCGGTGATATCAGACACGCGGTAGATGAAGAAACGGTTATAGTGGATGTACGAAGGACAGTTTTGGTAGTATCACACAGTGCATGAACTGCCTATAAATTATTTTACTATATACTTAGCCAAGGCAAGTTCTCTGGCTCCATGCATACTTCGCACAATACAATCTAGAGATGATAGACTATCTGTAAATTATTTTATAAAGTCTTGTCAGAAATGTTTAAGCTCTATATAAACTTAAGGAAGAAAACATTCCATACTAAATGCAGATCAGATCCTAAGTATTAACTGGACCTATCTTTATTCTTGTTAATTCTTTGCCTATTGTACATTCCTACTAGActggtttattttttaaatatgtattgtatgtataaagTTCTCAGACATATATTCCTGTACATACCAAAATTAAAAGTTATAAGATTATATATTTCTTTTTGCTTACTCGGTGTCTAAATACTACATCAGAAAGAGTTACTGTTGTCCGTAAACAAGCTGTTTTAGTGTTTTATGCCAGTTTGTGTGCaaaatatataaaagatataTAAGATATATATTATAGTTATATAAAGATATCTATAAATACAGTATAACTCTAAAAGAGAGTCATGTAGCAAGAAAGCGTAGTAAAGAACAAATAAAGCATTTAAGCCAGACACTTTTATTGTGACTAGCTTTGAAAAGGGCCACCCAGTATTGTGAATGGGCAGCATTAAAGGAAAGATGAAACAGACACTAACTGAAGGTACTTTGTACTTTAATCCACAAGCTAAACTAAAACTTGCAGTTTTTTAAGCCGGTGTTAGAATGACTGAATGTTATTAATGGGAGGCATTGAAATTCTTTGTGACGGCAACACAAAAATTGACTTTATTGTCTGTGTTAACTTTTTATCACTCAACAATTTTCTTTTGGAACATGTTTTATAAACACAGGGCTAAATGCAGATTCTTAGGAGTATGACATAACTCAAAGCTGAACTCCAACATACTTTTTAACTTTCAAATGTACTGTTGCTGTCATCTATATAAAACCTTAGTCTTCTGTGTTAAACATTTActtacacgattcttaaaatgTCTATAAATGAGTGCAGAGCGTTGTGCTGGAACTGTTCTTCAGCAGTGATCCTTTCAGGTGGGATGATCAGTCTATTATGCAGGTTGCTAAGTACGTCAACCCTGGTCTTGCATATGCCCCTTGTTGGCTTGAAGACCTAAGCagagtgtgatgatgtcaccaactTCATGGAAAGGCCTTCACTTCTGACAGACGCACATCATAGAAAGCTGCCtcttttacgtttttttttttttagtttattagAGGAAGTAAGTTAAATTCTATAAATAGTGGTTAGTATAACGCACCATTTTTTATCTGCAATACTAGAGTTCAGCATTAAATTGAAAATCCAACGCAGGTGAATGATACCTAAGGACAATATATTACAGGGTTTGCATATATTGATAAAAGCACAAATTATTTTTGTGGAAACAATACTAAAGCACATTGACTATTAAAGACATATTTACACTTATTTAATAGTTATTGCAAACGTAACATTTAGATGCCTTGTTTAATAAGACAATATAAGA contains:
- the NDNF gene encoding protein NDNF isoform X1, whose protein sequence is MAGRMLSHWYVILVLLPTYLKSQKLPTRDEELFQMQIKEKSLFHDSSIIPDGAEIGGYLFRDNPKRYFFVVEEDNTPLSVIVTPCDAPLEWKLTLQELPEEASGEGSGEHEPLEQQKQQIMNEEGTELFSYKGNDVEYFVSTSSPSGLYQLELLSTEKDTHFKVYASTTPESDQPYPELPYDPRVDVTTLGRTTVTLAWKPTPTSSLLKQPIQYCVVINKEHNFKSMCAVDAKINADDAFMVAPKPGLDFSPFDFTHFGFSSENDASKDRSFMSKSLPTKLARQMAAKVKPDLLKLCIGNKNIFTVSDLKPDTQYYFDVFAVNAATNMSTAYVGTFARTKEEAKQKTVELKDGKVTDVFIKRKGTKFLRFAPVSSHQKVTFSVHSCLDTIQIQVRRDGKLLLSQSVEGVRQFQLRGKPKAKYLIRLKGSKKGASMLKILATSKFNKQPFPSLPEDTRIKAFDKLRSCSSVTIAWLGTQDRNKYCVYKKEVDDDYSEDQKKREQNQCLGPDTRKKSEKVLCKYFYSQNLHKAVTTETIKGLEPGKSYILDVYVMGHGGHSVKYQSKLVKTRKFC
- the NDNF gene encoding protein NDNF isoform X2, whose protein sequence is MLSHWYVILVLLPTYLKSQKLPTRDEELFQMQIKEKSLFHDSSIIPDGAEIGGYLFRDNPKRYFFVVEEDNTPLSVIVTPCDAPLEWKLTLQELPEEASGEGSGEHEPLEQQKQQIMNEEGTELFSYKGNDVEYFVSTSSPSGLYQLELLSTEKDTHFKVYASTTPESDQPYPELPYDPRVDVTTLGRTTVTLAWKPTPTSSLLKQPIQYCVVINKEHNFKSMCAVDAKINADDAFMVAPKPGLDFSPFDFTHFGFSSENDASKDRSFMSKSLPTKLARQMAAKVKPDLLKLCIGNKNIFTVSDLKPDTQYYFDVFAVNAATNMSTAYVGTFARTKEEAKQKTVELKDGKVTDVFIKRKGTKFLRFAPVSSHQKVTFSVHSCLDTIQIQVRRDGKLLLSQSVEGVRQFQLRGKPKAKYLIRLKGSKKGASMLKILATSKFNKQPFPSLPEDTRIKAFDKLRSCSSVTIAWLGTQDRNKYCVYKKEVDDDYSEDQKKREQNQCLGPDTRKKSEKVLCKYFYSQNLHKAVTTETIKGLEPGKSYILDVYVMGHGGHSVKYQSKLVKTRKFC